The Salarias fasciatus unplaced genomic scaffold, fSalaFa1.1, whole genome shotgun sequence genome contains a region encoding:
- the LOC115385026 gene encoding zinc finger protein 239-like, giving the protein MDSEPAPHLKLKKLKVFDRNSENICHVSEKQAECEERCEETDHNKHQLKVPAEEILHETCGQSFRQPGRKRTHTGEKPHSCETCGKSFRYQCHLLIHMRTHTGEKPYSCETCDKSFIRQGDLKVHIRTHTGVKSYSCETCGRSFRHQRSLLIHMRTHTGEKRHSCETCGKRFSRQSRLLVHMRTHTGEKPYSCEACGKRFSRQSSLLVHKRTHTGEKPYSCETCGKSFSRQSSLLVHMRIHTGEKPYSCETCGKRFSRQSRLLVHMRTHTGEKPYSCETCGKRFTQRHILKDHMRSHTGEKPYSCETCGKRFSRQSHLKDHVRTHTADRVI; this is encoded by the exons ATGGACTCAGAACCAGCTCCACAtttgaagctgaaaaaactcaAGGTGTTTGATAGAAACAGTGAGAACATctgtcatgtttcagagaagcaggctgaatgtgaagaaAGGTGTGAGGAAACTGACCATAACAAACATCAGTTAAAGGTCCCTGCTGAGGAGATCCTTCATGAAACATGTGGCCAAAGTTTCAGGCAACCAGGCcgcaagagaactcacacaggtgagaagcctcattcctgtgaaacatgtggaaaaagtttcaggtATCAGTGTCATTtgttgatccacatgagaactcacacaggtgagaaaccatattcttgtgaaacatgtgacaAAAGTTTCATTCGACAGGGTgatttgaaggtccacattagaactcacacaggtgtgaagtcgtattcttgtgaaacatgtggcagaaGTTTCAGGCATCAGAGAAGTTtgttgatccacatgagaactcacacaggtgagaagcgtcattcttgtgaaacatgtggcaaaaggttcagtCGACAGAGTcgtttgttggtccacatgagaactcacacaggtgagaagccgtattcttgtgaagcatgtggcaaaaggttcagtCGTCAAAGtagtttgttggtccacaagagaactcacacaggtgagaagccgtattcttgtgaaacatgtggtaAAAGTTTCAGTCGTCAAAGtagtttgttggtccacatgagaattcatacaggtgagaagccatattcttgtgaaacatgtggcaaaaggttcagtCGACAGAGTcgtttgttggtccacatgagaactcacacaggtgagaagccgtattcttgtgaaacatgtggcaaaagatTCACGCAAAGGCATATTTTGAAGGATCAcatgagaagtcacacaggtgagaagccgtactcttgtgaaacatgtggcaaacgGTTCAGCCGACAGAGTCACTTGAAGGACCacgtgagaactcacacag CCGACAGAGTcatttga